One stretch of Clavibacter michiganensis DNA includes these proteins:
- a CDS encoding DNA glycosylase AlkZ-like family protein, whose protein sequence is MDPVLARFSPATREWFQGAFPGPTAAQTGAWEAVQKGSHALVVAPTGSGKTLAAFLWSIDRLASRPAPEDPMRRTRVLYISPLKALAVDVERNLRSPLVGIVQTAKRLGAEPPEVTVGVRSGDTPAADRRALAKTPPDILITTPESLFLMLTSAARETLAGVETVIVDEVHAVAATKRGSHLALSLERLDALLEKPAQRIGLSATVRPPEEVARFLGGRSPVSIVSPKNTKEFDLRVIVPVDDMTELGTTAPLEGSAAQGDAPQQGSIWPHVEEGIVDLVLQHTSSIVFTNSRRLAERLTARLNEIYTGRIEEGRIDAEGRAIAGGSATADADAVPVLTGAAAGPGSSRPVDATAFSATRRAAARPPAEVMAQAGSTEGADPVLAKAHHGSVSKEQRALIEDDLKSGRLRCVVATSSLELGIDMGDVDLVVQVEAPPSVASGLQRVGRAGHQVGEVSRGVIFPKHRADLIHSAVAAERMASGQIESLRVPANPLDVLAQQTVAAVALEPLGVEEWFDIVRRSAPFATLPRSAYEATLDLLSGRYPSDEFAELRPRIVWDRDEGTIEGRPGAQRLAVTSGGTIPDRGLFGVFMVGEKASRVGELDEEMVYESRVGDVFALGATSWRIQEITHDRVLVTPAFGEPGKLPFWKGDGLGRPLELGRAIGAFVRELSGSAADDARARAGRVGLDDRAVNNLLAFLDDQKKATGHVPNDRTLVVERFRDELGDWRVVLHSPYGMQVHAPWALAVGARVTELYGIDGATMANDDGIVVRIPETDGEPPGADLFVFEPDELDAIVTREVGGSALFASRFRECAARALLLPRYNPGRRSPLWQQRQRASQLLDVARKFPAFPIVLETVREVLQDVYDLPALTSLAKDIEARRIKIVETTTEDASPFARSLLFSYVGAFMYEGDSPLAERRAAALSLDAGLLSELLGRAELRELLDPAVIARTELELQRLAPDRRAKGLEGVADLLRILGPLDAEEVAARLEPEEAGSAAEHLDALVAGKRALRVSFGGQPRVAAIEDASRLRDALGVPLPIGTPLAFVEPVEDPLGDLVGRYARTHGPFTIADAATGIGLGSAVIADTLARLGAQRRVVEGEFRPGASGSEWCDVEVLRRLRSRSLAALRSEVEPVERAAFARFLPAWQHVAGADRERGLRGVDGVLQVIEQLAGAPVPASAWETLVLPARVRDYSPAFLDELTSTGEVIWSGAGTLAGADGWVSLHLADQVALTLPEPDAHDTDELQREILTTLGTGGGYFFRQLSDAVGSTDDKALVTALWDLVWAGLVTNDTLSPLRALLAGGSTAHKTPQRAPRGRMYRGGRMPRPDMPTRTGPSTAAGRWSIVPLAETDATVRAAGTAELLLERYGVVTRGSVMTERVPGGFALTYKVLAGFEDTGRARRGYFIETLGAAQFSTGGTVDRLRGFTRDPDAGERPLVALTLAATDPANAYGAALPWPRLDGSGGGSDAGAEGSDGAESGSGDPAGDASPAVAESGSVDARGERPTGHRAGRKAGALVVLVDGELVLYVERGGKTVLLFDDDEAVIRAAAESLGGIVRRGGVAKLAIEKVNGAFILGTPLGTALQEHGFSATPRGLRMRS, encoded by the coding sequence ATGGATCCCGTCCTCGCGCGCTTCTCCCCGGCCACCCGGGAGTGGTTCCAGGGCGCATTCCCCGGCCCCACCGCCGCGCAGACCGGCGCGTGGGAGGCCGTGCAGAAGGGGTCGCACGCGCTCGTCGTGGCGCCGACCGGATCCGGCAAGACGCTCGCGGCGTTCCTCTGGTCCATCGACCGGCTGGCCTCGCGGCCCGCGCCCGAGGACCCGATGCGGCGCACGCGCGTCCTCTACATCTCGCCGCTGAAGGCGCTCGCGGTCGACGTGGAGCGCAACCTGCGCTCGCCGCTCGTGGGCATCGTGCAGACGGCGAAGCGGCTGGGGGCCGAGCCGCCCGAGGTGACGGTGGGCGTGCGCTCCGGCGACACCCCGGCGGCCGACCGGCGCGCGCTCGCGAAGACGCCGCCCGACATCCTCATCACCACGCCCGAGTCGCTGTTCCTCATGCTCACCTCGGCCGCGCGGGAGACGCTCGCGGGCGTCGAGACGGTCATCGTCGACGAGGTGCACGCGGTCGCGGCCACCAAGCGCGGCAGCCACCTCGCGCTCTCGCTCGAGCGGCTCGACGCGCTGCTGGAGAAGCCGGCGCAGCGCATCGGCCTGTCGGCCACCGTGCGGCCGCCCGAGGAAGTGGCGCGGTTCCTCGGCGGGCGCTCGCCCGTGTCGATCGTGTCGCCGAAGAACACCAAGGAGTTCGACCTCCGGGTCATCGTGCCGGTGGACGACATGACCGAGCTCGGCACCACGGCGCCGCTCGAGGGGTCGGCGGCGCAGGGGGACGCGCCGCAGCAGGGATCCATCTGGCCGCACGTGGAGGAGGGCATCGTCGACCTCGTGCTCCAGCACACGTCGTCCATCGTCTTCACGAACAGCAGGCGGCTGGCGGAGCGGCTCACGGCCCGGCTCAACGAGATCTACACGGGGCGCATCGAGGAGGGGCGGATCGACGCCGAGGGGCGGGCGATCGCGGGCGGGTCGGCGACCGCCGACGCCGATGCCGTGCCCGTGCTCACGGGCGCCGCGGCCGGGCCCGGGTCGTCGCGGCCCGTCGACGCCACGGCCTTCTCCGCCACGCGCCGCGCCGCCGCGCGCCCGCCCGCCGAGGTCATGGCGCAGGCCGGGAGCACCGAGGGCGCGGATCCCGTGCTCGCCAAGGCGCACCACGGATCCGTCTCGAAGGAGCAGCGCGCCCTCATCGAGGACGACCTGAAGTCGGGCCGCCTGCGCTGCGTGGTCGCCACCTCGAGCCTCGAGCTCGGCATCGACATGGGCGACGTGGATCTGGTGGTGCAGGTCGAGGCGCCGCCGTCGGTCGCGAGCGGCCTGCAGCGCGTCGGCCGCGCCGGGCACCAGGTGGGCGAGGTCTCGCGCGGCGTCATCTTCCCGAAGCACCGGGCCGACCTCATCCACTCGGCCGTCGCCGCCGAGCGCATGGCGAGCGGGCAGATCGAGTCGCTGCGCGTGCCCGCGAACCCGCTCGACGTGCTCGCGCAGCAGACCGTCGCGGCCGTCGCGCTCGAGCCGCTCGGCGTCGAGGAGTGGTTCGACATCGTGCGCCGCAGCGCGCCGTTCGCGACCCTGCCCCGCTCCGCGTACGAGGCCACGCTCGACCTCTTGAGCGGCCGCTACCCGTCCGACGAGTTCGCGGAGCTGCGGCCCCGCATCGTGTGGGACCGCGACGAGGGCACCATCGAGGGTCGGCCGGGCGCGCAGCGGCTCGCGGTCACCTCGGGCGGCACCATCCCGGACCGCGGCCTCTTCGGCGTGTTCATGGTCGGCGAGAAGGCGTCGCGCGTGGGCGAGCTCGACGAGGAGATGGTCTACGAGTCGCGCGTGGGCGACGTGTTCGCGCTGGGGGCCACGAGCTGGCGGATCCAGGAGATCACGCACGACCGCGTGCTCGTGACGCCGGCGTTCGGCGAGCCGGGGAAGCTGCCGTTCTGGAAGGGCGACGGGCTCGGACGACCGCTCGAGCTGGGACGCGCCATCGGGGCGTTCGTGCGGGAGCTGTCCGGATCCGCGGCGGACGACGCTCGTGCGCGCGCCGGCCGCGTGGGCCTCGACGACCGCGCCGTCAACAACCTGCTCGCGTTCCTCGACGACCAGAAGAAGGCCACCGGCCACGTGCCCAACGACCGCACGCTCGTGGTCGAGCGCTTCCGCGACGAGCTGGGCGACTGGCGCGTGGTGCTGCACTCCCCCTACGGGATGCAGGTGCACGCGCCGTGGGCGCTCGCGGTGGGCGCCCGCGTCACCGAGCTGTACGGCATCGACGGCGCCACCATGGCCAACGACGACGGCATCGTCGTCCGCATCCCCGAGACCGACGGCGAGCCGCCGGGGGCCGACCTCTTCGTGTTCGAGCCCGACGAGCTCGACGCCATCGTCACGCGCGAGGTGGGCGGATCCGCTCTCTTCGCGTCGCGCTTCCGCGAGTGCGCCGCCCGCGCGCTCCTGCTGCCGCGCTACAACCCGGGCCGCCGCTCGCCGCTCTGGCAGCAGCGCCAGCGCGCGTCGCAGCTGCTCGACGTGGCGCGGAAGTTCCCCGCGTTCCCGATCGTGCTCGAGACGGTGCGCGAGGTCCTGCAGGACGTCTACGACCTGCCCGCGCTCACGTCGCTCGCGAAGGACATCGAGGCCCGGCGCATCAAGATCGTCGAGACCACCACGGAGGACGCGTCGCCGTTCGCGCGCAGCCTCCTCTTCAGCTACGTCGGCGCCTTCATGTACGAGGGCGACAGCCCGCTCGCCGAGCGCCGGGCCGCCGCGCTCTCGCTCGACGCGGGCCTGCTGTCCGAGCTGCTGGGGCGGGCGGAGCTGCGCGAGCTGCTGGATCCGGCGGTCATCGCGCGCACCGAGCTCGAGCTGCAGCGGCTCGCCCCCGACCGGCGCGCGAAGGGGCTGGAGGGCGTGGCGGACCTGCTCCGGATCCTCGGCCCGCTCGACGCCGAGGAGGTCGCCGCGCGCCTCGAGCCAGAGGAGGCCGGATCCGCCGCCGAGCACCTCGACGCGCTCGTCGCCGGCAAGCGCGCGCTCCGCGTCTCGTTCGGCGGGCAGCCGCGCGTGGCCGCCATCGAGGACGCCAGCCGCCTCCGCGACGCCCTCGGGGTGCCGCTGCCCATCGGCACGCCGCTCGCGTTCGTCGAGCCGGTGGAGGATCCGCTGGGCGACCTCGTCGGCCGGTACGCGCGCACCCACGGGCCCTTCACCATCGCGGACGCGGCCACCGGCATCGGCCTCGGATCCGCCGTCATCGCCGACACGCTCGCCCGGCTCGGCGCCCAGCGGCGCGTCGTCGAGGGCGAGTTCCGGCCGGGCGCGTCCGGCAGCGAGTGGTGCGACGTCGAGGTGCTGCGGCGCCTCCGCAGCCGCTCGCTCGCGGCGCTCCGCAGCGAGGTCGAGCCCGTCGAGCGGGCCGCGTTCGCGCGCTTCCTGCCGGCGTGGCAGCACGTGGCGGGCGCGGATCGCGAGCGCGGGCTGCGCGGGGTCGACGGCGTGCTGCAGGTCATCGAACAGCTCGCGGGCGCGCCCGTGCCCGCGTCCGCGTGGGAGACGCTCGTGCTGCCGGCCCGTGTGCGCGACTACAGCCCGGCGTTCCTCGACGAGCTCACGTCGACGGGCGAGGTCATCTGGTCGGGTGCCGGCACGCTCGCGGGCGCCGACGGCTGGGTCAGCCTGCACCTCGCCGACCAGGTCGCCCTCACGCTGCCCGAGCCCGACGCGCACGACACCGACGAGCTGCAGCGCGAGATCCTCACCACGCTGGGCACGGGCGGCGGCTACTTCTTCCGGCAGCTGAGCGACGCCGTCGGGTCCACGGACGACAAGGCGCTCGTCACGGCTCTCTGGGATCTCGTGTGGGCGGGCCTCGTCACGAACGACACGCTCTCGCCGCTGCGGGCGCTGCTCGCGGGCGGATCCACGGCGCACAAGACCCCGCAGCGCGCGCCGCGCGGGCGCATGTACCGGGGCGGGCGGATGCCGCGGCCCGACATGCCCACGCGCACCGGCCCGTCGACGGCGGCCGGGCGGTGGTCGATCGTGCCGCTCGCCGAGACCGACGCGACCGTGCGCGCCGCGGGCACGGCCGAGCTGCTGCTCGAGCGGTACGGGGTGGTCACGCGCGGGTCCGTCATGACCGAGCGCGTGCCCGGCGGCTTCGCGCTCACCTACAAGGTGCTCGCGGGCTTCGAGGACACGGGACGCGCGCGCCGCGGGTACTTCATCGAGACGCTCGGAGCGGCGCAGTTCTCCACCGGCGGCACGGTCGACCGGCTGCGCGGGTTCACGCGGGATCCGGACGCGGGCGAGCGGCCGCTCGTCGCGCTGACGCTCGCGGCCACGGATCCGGCCAATGCGTACGGGGCGGCGCTTCCCTGGCCGCGGTTGGACGGGTCGGGCGGCGGATCCGACGCCGGCGCCGAGGGGAGCGACGGGGCGGAGTCCGGCTCCGGGGATCCCGCCGGCGACGCGTCGCCCGCCGTCGCCGAGTCCGGCAGCGTCGACGCGCGCGGCGAGCGCCCCACCGGGCACCGCGCGGGCCGGAAGGCGGGCGCGCTCGTGGTGCTGGTGGACGGCGAGCTCGTGCTCTACGTGGAGCGCGGCGGCAAGACCGTGCTGCTGTTCGACGACGACGAGGCCGTGATCCGCGCGGCGGCCGAGTCGCTCGGCGGGATCGTGCGGCGCGGCGGGGTCGCGAAGCTCGCGATCGAGAAGGTGAACGGCGCGTTCATCCTGGGCACGCCGCTCGGCACCGCGCTGCAGGAGCACGGCTTCTCGGCGACGCCGCGCGGGCTGCGGATGCGCTCGTGA
- a CDS encoding Fpg/Nei family DNA glycosylase, which produces MPEGDTVYRTAAHLHEAIGGQVLTRSDFRVPKYATLDLAGEEVDEVVSVGKHILHRVGDVTIHSHLKMEGSWHIYQHGTAWRRPAFEARVVLETAERVTVGFSLGVLEVIPRDQEHTVVGHLGPDILGPDWGDEAAEEIVRRISAQPDRAIGLALLDQRNAAGIGNVYRAELCFLRGVLPTRPVSEVPDLPAMVALARRTMRANRDRIERTTTGDLRRGRTDWVYGRKGKPCLRCGTRIQQGQLGDPVRPGMGAQDRVTYWCPRCQT; this is translated from the coding sequence GTGCCTGAGGGCGACACCGTCTACCGCACCGCCGCGCACCTGCACGAGGCCATCGGCGGCCAGGTGCTCACGCGCAGCGACTTCCGCGTGCCGAAGTACGCCACGCTCGACCTCGCGGGCGAGGAGGTCGACGAGGTGGTGAGCGTCGGGAAGCACATCCTGCACCGCGTCGGCGACGTCACGATCCACAGCCACCTCAAGATGGAGGGCTCCTGGCACATCTACCAGCACGGCACCGCGTGGCGGCGGCCGGCGTTCGAGGCGCGCGTCGTGCTCGAGACGGCGGAGCGCGTCACGGTGGGGTTCTCGCTGGGGGTGCTCGAGGTGATCCCGCGCGACCAGGAGCACACGGTCGTCGGGCACCTGGGGCCGGACATCCTCGGGCCGGATTGGGGCGACGAGGCGGCCGAGGAGATCGTGCGCCGCATCTCCGCGCAGCCGGACCGGGCCATCGGGCTGGCGCTGCTCGACCAGCGGAACGCGGCCGGCATCGGCAACGTCTACCGGGCCGAGCTCTGCTTCCTGCGCGGCGTGCTGCCCACCCGGCCGGTGAGCGAGGTGCCGGATCTCCCCGCGATGGTCGCGCTCGCCCGCCGCACCATGCGCGCCAACCGCGACCGCATCGAGCGCACGACCACGGGCGACCTGCGCCGCGGCCGCACCGACTGGGTCTACGGACGCAAGGGCAAGCCGTGCCTCAGGTGCGGCACCAGGATCCAGCAGGGCCAGCTCGGCGACCCCGTGCGCCCCGGCATGGGCGCGCAGGACCGGGTCACCTACTGGTGCCCGCGCTGCCAGACCTGA